In one window of Hyla sarda isolate aHylSar1 chromosome 1, aHylSar1.hap1, whole genome shotgun sequence DNA:
- the AK6 gene encoding adenylate kinase isoenzyme 6: MRRPNVLLTGTPGVGKTTLGKELAERTGLEYVNVGDLAKDGNLYEGFDEEYECPVLDEDRVIDELEDRMSEGGVIVDYHGCDFFPERWFHIVFVLRTDNSILYERLESRGYKQKKLQDNIQCEIFQTIYEEAVESYQKEIVHQLPSNTPEDMEQNLEQISQWIQQWMKDNN, translated from the exons GTACACCAGGTGTTGGTAAGACAACCCTGGGCAAAGAGCTGGCAGAGAGGACTGGTCTCGAGTACGTCAATGTTGGAGATTTGGCAAAAGATG GTAACTTGTACGAAGGTTTTGATGAAGAGTATGAGTGTCCGGTCCTCGATGAAGACAGA GTGATTGATGAGCTGGAGGACAGAATGAGTGAAGGAGGTGTCATTGTAGACTATCACGGCTGTGACTTTTTTCCAGAGAGATGGTTCCACATAGTATTTGTTCTGAGAACGGATAATTCCATATTATACGAAAGACTGGAGAGCAG aggATACAAGCAGAAAAAGCTCCAAGACAACATCCAATGTGAGATCTTTCAGACCATCTATGAAGAGGCTGTGGAGTCTTATCAGAAGGAAATAGTTCACCAGCTGCCCAGTAACACACCAGAAGACATGGAGCAAAACTTGGAGCAGATTTCTCAGTGGATTCAGCAGTGGATGAAGGATAATAACTGA